A portion of the Mesobacillus sp. AQ2 genome contains these proteins:
- a CDS encoding DUF5381 family protein yields the protein MKTINYRTSTIIGRLLVCALFIFSGVALILASIYLEAPVLRKVFSVAAGILGIVFFGRMAVMLIILLFKKKHMFRYDNENITVRDETIKLDAIKNIEIENGIRTEYLGIKTPAFILNIRGGESIYIPTYYVISKMDFHVVHKTLKGTVSDRTIR from the coding sequence ATGAAGACAATAAACTATAGGACCAGCACAATTATTGGACGTTTGTTGGTTTGTGCACTTTTTATCTTTTCTGGTGTGGCTCTGATTCTAGCGAGTATTTATCTAGAGGCCCCTGTTCTGAGGAAAGTCTTCTCTGTGGCTGCGGGTATACTTGGAATTGTCTTTTTCGGAAGAATGGCAGTGATGCTCATAATCCTTCTATTCAAGAAGAAACACATGTTTCGATATGATAATGAAAATATCACAGTCAGGGACGAAACAATTAAATTGGATGCCATTAAAAATATTGAAATTGAAAATGGTATAAGAACGGAATACTTAGGAATAAAAACGCCTGCATTCATCCTGAATATACGAGGCGGCGAATCTATTTATATACCTACATACTATGTGATTTCAAAGATGGATTTTCATGTTGTTCACAAAACATTAAAAGGAACAGTCAGTGATCGGACAATACGGTAA
- a CDS encoding glycerol-3-phosphate responsive antiterminator, translating to MKPNINDIVQSQVIASIKEEADLEKAARSNANIVFILTGNLITMDGYLKKLKAAGKTTFIHIDFIDGLSNTKSAIKYIAEIWKPAGIITTKSNLIKYAKEEGLMTIQRLFLIDRNALVKGIEIAHNCKPDAIEILPGLMPSVIDKMTTMTALPIIAGGLISNKEDILNGLSAGALAISSGDPKLWNLDL from the coding sequence ATGAAACCGAATATCAATGATATTGTTCAATCACAGGTGATTGCTTCAATCAAGGAAGAAGCTGACCTGGAGAAGGCGGCTCGATCAAACGCCAACATTGTTTTCATCCTTACCGGGAATTTAATCACGATGGATGGATACTTGAAAAAACTGAAGGCCGCTGGTAAAACCACCTTTATACATATTGATTTTATCGACGGTTTGTCGAACACGAAGAGCGCAATCAAATACATTGCTGAAATCTGGAAGCCGGCCGGTATCATCACGACAAAAAGCAACCTGATCAAATATGCAAAAGAAGAAGGCTTAATGACGATCCAGCGCCTTTTTCTGATCGATCGCAATGCCCTCGTCAAAGGGATTGAAATCGCACATAACTGCAAGCCGGATGCGATTGAAATCCTTCCAGGTCTGATGCCATCTGTGATTGATAAAATGACGACCATGACTGCGCTCCCAATCATCGCTGGCGGGCTAATCAGCAATAAGGAAGACATTCTGAATGGATTAAGTGCCGGTGCCCTCGCTATTTCCTCTGGTGATCCGAAGCTTTGGAATCTTGATTTGTAA
- a CDS encoding MgtC/SapB family protein has product MSVYIEYMSEFFWQHETYFRILVSAVLGFLIGWDRTSKNKPAGLKTYTYVSVACTLITIVSIESAEIFSQHDSGKVMDPMRLAAQIVSGLGFLGAGVILKDGLRVKGLTSAAMIFYVGGIGIGIGAGFYGIVIFATLVTFIITKIGNFFEEREIRVRFPWFRKKRKTDDKQKEFGA; this is encoded by the coding sequence ATGAGCGTTTACATTGAATACATGTCGGAATTCTTCTGGCAGCATGAAACCTATTTCCGGATTTTAGTTAGTGCTGTTTTGGGGTTTTTAATCGGATGGGATCGGACATCGAAAAATAAGCCGGCGGGATTGAAAACGTATACGTATGTGTCTGTGGCATGTACACTGATAACCATCGTCTCAATAGAGAGTGCAGAGATTTTCAGTCAACATGATAGCGGAAAAGTGATGGATCCGATGCGTCTGGCTGCACAGATTGTATCAGGACTGGGATTCCTAGGAGCCGGTGTTATCTTGAAAGATGGTTTGCGGGTAAAAGGGCTGACTTCAGCAGCGATGATTTTTTATGTTGGTGGAATTGGTATTGGTATTGGAGCGGGATTTTACGGCATTGTCATCTTCGCGACATTGGTAACATTCATCATTACGAAGATAGGAAACTTTTTTGAAGAACGGGAGATCAGGGTGCGCTTTCCATGGTTCAGGAAAAAAAGAAAGACAGACGACAAACAAAAAGAGTTTGGGGCATGA